In Deltaproteobacteria bacterium, the following proteins share a genomic window:
- a CDS encoding glycosyltransferase: protein MSKIVIVVPSYNCEAYVAATLQSLLAQGPALAEVDRVIITDDCSKDRTIQVARETWRGSTPMEVYDSPVNRGEYRNMNECIARLPAHIEWYLVMHADNLAKPGWLEALLERIAAADGKVGTICTSWDNLEENGMIIKGENRQPPTPERIVGNAASVAGTIRKGCWWHISSCATRVKTYREIGGLPPGFRLKGDWDFLMRLLGAGWDVEYLPRALMTYRMNPTGSSNISFRRHRDVYETISIMQRHHLAMTAAAVAAYHTGHLGTLGRRLVGGVLRGHFERAWATVPASFYVIWSLFKCLHEQWLGRRSFRWVSSSDPMMESQLQLLSTRMGRFYSEPATRDAYQAMVDAEASAQPITEGALRKAVLDAQPQTALEVGCGSGRIYKRLLSAGFGGVYTGLEMSPKVIADNQRRLPGAVWICGSGYDLCLPAETQDCVFSYYVLEHCAFPERFLNNLLRVVKPGGRLLLTFPDMKASHIFGSQALGWDDHTAREHVQSGRIFHALVRLLDSRFRLPCALQRAGNTVGPFPVNLTPQCLEPGIKITPDVDAIYAASRDEVRTWAEAKGCTVHFPGGTEGILRVNVLIEIVKPVGPN, encoded by the coding sequence ATGTCAAAAATAGTCATCGTCGTCCCTTCCTATAATTGCGAAGCCTACGTCGCTGCAACACTACAAAGTCTGCTGGCTCAGGGACCAGCTTTGGCCGAGGTGGATCGCGTTATTATCACGGATGATTGCTCCAAAGACCGCACCATTCAGGTGGCGCGTGAGACGTGGAGGGGATCAACTCCAATGGAAGTGTATGATTCGCCAGTCAACCGTGGCGAGTATCGGAATATGAACGAGTGCATCGCGCGACTACCGGCACACATTGAATGGTATCTGGTGATGCACGCGGACAACTTGGCCAAACCCGGCTGGCTGGAGGCGCTGCTTGAAAGGATTGCGGCGGCCGATGGAAAGGTGGGCACAATCTGCACGAGTTGGGACAATTTAGAGGAGAACGGAATGATCATCAAAGGCGAGAACCGTCAACCGCCAACGCCGGAGCGGATTGTAGGGAACGCTGCGAGTGTGGCGGGCACGATCCGGAAAGGCTGCTGGTGGCATATTTCCTCCTGTGCTACGCGAGTGAAGACTTACCGCGAGATCGGTGGCCTCCCGCCTGGTTTTCGTTTGAAGGGTGACTGGGATTTCTTGATGCGTTTGCTTGGGGCTGGGTGGGACGTAGAGTATTTACCGCGCGCCCTGATGACCTACCGGATGAATCCCACAGGCAGTTCCAACATCAGCTTCCGTCGCCACCGAGACGTGTATGAGACGATTTCGATCATGCAACGGCATCACTTGGCGATGACCGCAGCCGCAGTCGCAGCGTATCACACAGGGCATCTGGGCACGCTGGGTCGGCGCTTAGTCGGTGGTGTGCTACGCGGCCACTTTGAGCGAGCGTGGGCAACCGTCCCAGCCTCCTTCTACGTGATATGGTCGCTGTTCAAGTGCTTGCACGAACAGTGGCTCGGACGACGATCGTTTCGCTGGGTGTCGAGCAGTGATCCCATGATGGAGTCCCAGCTACAGTTGCTTTCGACGCGCATGGGGCGCTTCTACAGTGAACCTGCCACGCGAGATGCATACCAAGCGATGGTTGATGCCGAGGCGAGCGCGCAGCCAATAACAGAAGGGGCGCTACGCAAAGCGGTATTGGATGCACAGCCGCAAACCGCTCTCGAAGTGGGCTGTGGCAGTGGGCGCATTTACAAGCGGCTGCTGAGTGCCGGATTTGGCGGTGTTTACACGGGCCTTGAAATGTCTCCCAAAGTGATAGCTGACAACCAACGGAGGTTGCCGGGAGCGGTCTGGATTTGCGGGAGCGGTTATGACTTGTGTCTCCCCGCTGAGACTCAAGATTGTGTTTTCTCATACTATGTTCTGGAGCACTGTGCTTTTCCCGAGCGGTTTCTTAACAATCTGCTTCGAGTGGTGAAACCGGGCGGAAGACTCCTGCTGACTTTCCCGGATATGAAGGCGTCGCACATTTTCGGTTCGCAGGCGCTTGGGTGGGATGATCATACTGCCCGCGAACACGTCCAGTCGGGACGAATTTTCCATGCACTAGTGCGACTGTTGGACTCGCGTTTTAGACTTCCTTGCGCTTTGCAGCGGGCCGGAAACACCGTGGGGCCCTTTCCCGTCAATCTTACCCCGCAGTGCTTGGAGCCAGGCATCAAAATTACTCCAGACGTGGATGCAATTTATGCTGCCAGCCGTGATGAGGTGCGAACATGGGCC
- a CDS encoding FkbM family methyltransferase produces the protein MHNWQSTNQNMNVKPNAWLLEHYRNEYSQAGEDGILEKIFSILPQSVKPWCVEFGAWDGEHLSNTTSLIEKQQFAAVLIEPDPTRFGLLTKRFSGRPEILCLQQFIGFEGNDTLDATLARTPIPIDFDLLSIDIDGNDYHVWRAAQKYTPRVVVIEFNPTVADEVHFVQAPSPLVQQGASVAALHTLAKEKGYEPICITTGNLICVRKEYFPLFGIQDNSVGALRKDRTLITHFFCGYDGSVHLAGCGKMPWHQVPYSLQRVQHLPRFLHAYPDNYGPLRRLAYRIIRRLRSLAGSPQTKDTQCR, from the coding sequence ATGCATAATTGGCAATCAACAAACCAAAACATGAATGTCAAACCGAACGCTTGGTTACTTGAGCACTACCGAAACGAGTATTCGCAGGCTGGTGAGGACGGGATTCTCGAGAAGATCTTCTCCATTCTCCCTCAGAGTGTTAAGCCTTGGTGCGTAGAATTCGGTGCGTGGGATGGTGAACACTTGAGCAATACCACAAGCCTCATTGAAAAACAGCAGTTCGCCGCAGTCTTGATTGAGCCGGATCCAACACGCTTTGGACTTCTCACCAAGCGGTTTTCTGGTCGCCCTGAGATCCTTTGCCTGCAGCAGTTTATTGGCTTTGAGGGGAACGACACATTGGACGCTACACTGGCGCGAACACCGATCCCAATCGATTTTGATCTGTTGAGCATCGATATCGATGGGAACGATTACCATGTGTGGAGGGCGGCTCAGAAATACACACCGAGAGTTGTCGTTATTGAGTTCAATCCCACCGTGGCCGATGAAGTTCACTTCGTCCAGGCACCCTCACCCTTGGTGCAACAAGGGGCGAGCGTTGCGGCTCTGCACACGCTCGCCAAGGAAAAGGGATATGAGCCTATCTGCATCACCACAGGGAATCTAATCTGTGTAAGAAAAGAATATTTCCCACTATTTGGTATCCAAGACAATTCTGTCGGCGCTCTGCGGAAGGATCGCACCTTGATTACCCATTTTTTTTGCGGTTATGATGGGAGCGTGCACCTCGCTGGGTGTGGCAAGATGCCTTGGCATCAGGTGCCTTACTCTCTGCAAAGGGTTCAACATTTGCCACGTTTTCTGCATGCCTACCCTGATAACTATGGACCTCTGAGACGCCTGGCGTATCGCATTATACGCAGACTCCGCTCCTTAGCAGGCTCGCCACAAACCAAAGACACCCAATGCCGTTGA
- a CDS encoding NAD-dependent epimerase/dehydratase family protein → MKKLLVTGSSGLIGSEVVEHFSRTGWAVHGVDNNMRADFFGPGGDTRWNTRRLKEQFPSFRHYELDIRDRAGVLALLEEVRPDALVHTAAQPSHDLAASRPFDDFDVNAVGTLNFLEATRQACPESPFVHMSTNKVYGDAPNEIPLVELEKRWDYADPTYRDGIRETFRIDQSKHSLFGASKVAADVMVQEYGRYFGLPTCVLRGGCLTGPNHSGVELHGFLSYLIKCNLEGRTYRVFGYKGKQVRDNIHSHDVVTFMERFIAAPRRGEVYNIGGGRENSISIFEAFDLIASISGQPMHHEYVDQNRAGDHICYISNLEKMRAHYPGWGITKDLQTTFQEIHQSWSKRRDA, encoded by the coding sequence GGACAACAACATGCGGGCGGACTTCTTCGGCCCTGGCGGCGACACGCGCTGGAATACGCGCCGACTGAAGGAGCAGTTCCCCAGTTTCCGGCACTATGAGTTGGACATCCGCGACCGCGCAGGCGTGCTGGCCTTGCTCGAGGAAGTGCGGCCCGACGCGCTCGTTCACACCGCTGCTCAGCCCAGCCACGACCTAGCAGCGAGTCGGCCGTTTGACGACTTCGACGTAAATGCGGTCGGGACGCTGAACTTTCTCGAAGCCACGCGCCAGGCTTGCCCGGAGTCGCCGTTCGTCCACATGAGCACGAACAAGGTCTACGGTGACGCGCCCAACGAGATTCCACTTGTCGAGCTGGAGAAGCGCTGGGATTACGCGGACCCCACCTATCGCGACGGCATCCGCGAGACATTCCGCATTGACCAGAGCAAACACTCGCTCTTCGGCGCGTCGAAGGTCGCCGCCGACGTGATGGTGCAAGAGTATGGCCGCTATTTCGGGCTGCCCACCTGCGTGCTGCGTGGCGGCTGTCTTACCGGGCCCAATCACAGCGGCGTAGAGCTGCACGGCTTCCTGAGCTATCTGATCAAGTGCAACCTCGAAGGCCGCACCTACCGTGTTTTCGGCTATAAGGGCAAGCAGGTGCGCGACAATATCCACAGCCACGATGTCGTCACGTTCATGGAGCGTTTCATCGCCGCGCCGCGCCGAGGTGAGGTCTATAACATCGGCGGCGGGCGCGAGAACTCCATCTCCATCTTTGAGGCCTTCGACCTCATCGCCTCCATTTCCGGTCAGCCGATGCACCACGAATACGTGGACCAAAACCGCGCTGGCGACCACATCTGCTACATCTCAAACTTGGAGAAGATGCGCGCGCACTATCCCGGCTGGGGTATTACGAAGGATTTGCAGACCACGTTCCAGGAAATCCACCAATCGTGGTCGAAGCGTCGGGATGCATAA